CGTTTGCGACAGCTCGGGAGAAAGTCATTGCAATGGAATCTGCGCAGCGACAGACCGAGCGAATTCGTGGCACTGCCACATCGTCTGAAGTTGGTAGCGTGAGCGGGAATCGTTTCGACCCATGTGTTACGAAGGTCTCTACACCAGTGACAGCCAAGGAGGGTACCCAGAAGCAGGCTGGTTCGCCTCTGAGCACAAGCGAATGTTTCCGCTGCAAGGGTGCGCATTCGCCAAGCAGTTTCCCGTTCAATAATGTGCCGTGCCACTTCTGCAAGCAACGAGGACCCATAGTAAGAGCATGCAGGAAGAAGGCTGCAGCTCGCGCTTCGGCTGAACCCAACTCTCCGAACAGAAAATGGGCCAATGGAGGCCGCCACAAGAATGCTGCGTCGGACGTATACGACGTGTTCGTGCTGTCTGGTGAGGAGCCAGCCGTCAGAGTGGAGGTGTGCGTCAACGGAAGTCCCCTAGAGATGGAGGTGGACTCGGGTGCAATTTGTTCAGTCATCAACGACCGGACTATGCGGAAGCTGCGACTATCGAAAAGGGCGTAGCGCCCAAGTAGTCTTCATCTCCGAGCTTACAATAACAAGGAACTACGAGTATTGGGTGAACTGGCCGTGACGGTGGAATTTAAGGCGCAGGAACATCGCCTGCGATTGGTGGTGGTTAAGGGTGCTAGTATCGGACTTGTGGGTCGGGACTGGTTCAAGTCCTTGGGAGTAAGTCTGAGTGGCGTTCACAGTGTGCGCGAGCCGAGTAGAACTGACAGTAGGGCAACGACGGCCTTGCTCAAGAAGTATTCTTCAGTCTGTGACTCTCGACTTCAGACAAGTAAAGGGCCTCCTGTAGGCATAGAGGTGACCCTTGCAGCTCCGCCGCGATTTCTAAAGCCACGTCAAGTACCGTTTGCAATGAGACCGAAGGTCGACGAAGCACTGGACAGGTTGGTAAGCCAAGGCATTTTCCAGCCTGTACGACACTCGAAGTGGGCAACACCCGTCATTGCAGTTGTCAAAAAAGATGGATCGACACGGATCTGCAGGACTGCAAGGGCGCAGTCAATCGTGTAGCGTAGTTCGAGACGTATCCTCTGCAGACACCAGAGCAGCTGTTTGCCAGGCTGGCTGGTTGCTCGAAGTTTTCAAGTCTAGACCTCGGACAAGCGTATCAACAGAAGACTGTTGATGAAGAAACAGCTGACATGTGGACGGTTACAACACATCGGAGACGGTTCCGCGTAACCCGTCTTCAATTTGGCGTGGCAGTGGCTCTTTTTCAGAGGTACATGGAAGAACTGTTGCATGGAATGGATGGTGTTCTTGTGTTCTTGGATGACATCTTGATCGATGGAAGGAATGAAGCACAGCACCATGCTCGTTTGCAAGAGGTGCTCAAAAGAACTCATGACGACGACCTGCGACTGAAATTTGACAAATATCAATTTTGTGTTGAGGAAGTGTGTTACTTGGGATTCAGCGTGAACTCTGCAGGTGTGCAGCCGACAGAAGACAAGGTGCGTGCTATTCACGAGGCCCCGGAGCCGACATGCAAAAAGGAATTTCAAGCCCTTTTTGAGAGCTCTCAACTTTTACAAATTTCTTAAAGGAGCAGCTCATGCCTTGGAGTCACTGTACCTGATGTTGGACAAGGGTCGCGAGTGGCGTTGGACGGGAGGCGAGGCAGACGCATTTCGCCAAACGAAAAATCTGCTACAGTCATCACATGTTCTTGTGCACTATGATGTCAACAGGCCTCTAGGGCTGGCCTGTGACAAGTCCCCATGTGGACTGGGTGCTGTGTTGAGTCATATGGGTGAAGATGGCAGTGATAGACCGGTTTCATATCCATCGAGAACGGTGAGCGCGGCAGAACGGAATTACGCCCAAACAAACCGAGAAGCGCTCGCCATCGGCTTTGGCATAAAGAAGTACCATCAGTTTCTGTGTGGGGGGCATTTCAAAATTGTGACCGATCACAAACCTGTCATAGGACGGTTGCACCATGCCTACCCATTCCTCAGGTGCTATAACCACGGATGCTGCGTTGGACTCTCATGTTATCGGCATATGACTATGACATTGAGTATCGACCAGCGGAGAAGCTTTTAAATGCTGACGCATTCAGTCGTTTAACACTGAGGGCCAGTAAGGCGGAGGAAAAGAGCAGCGTCTTTGGGAAATAGGAATGCTGGaaatggggcgggggggggcgcCAGAAGAAACATGGAACTCTAGGAAGGTGGCAAGATTTACGTCAAGGGACAAGCTGTTGGCTAGAGTTTGCAATTGGTTGTAGCATGGGTGGCCAGAGGGCAAGCTACCAGAATAGTTTGCAGCGTTTGGGAGCCGCAAGCATGAAATGTCGGTGTACCAAGGTTGTTTGCTGTGGGGCAGTCGTGCGGTCATTCCGGAGCCAGCTCGACCATGTCATGGACATTCTTCACACAGCTCAACCAGGAATTGTGAACATGAAAGGGCTCGCCAGAGGAGCCGTGCGGTTGCCACGAAATGACAGAGATGTTGAGCAGAAAGTGAGGGACTGTGCACGTTGTCAGGAGTGCAGGTCTGCACCAGCAGCTGCAAAAATTCACCCTTGAGAATTCACCAAGCGTCCTTGGACAAAACTACACGTCAATTTGGCTGGGCCGTTCCAAGGCAACGTCTTCCTCAATGTGGTGGACTCTCACTCAAAGTGGTTGGAAGTGTGCCGAATGACTTCCATGTCGGTAGCTTCAGAGTGTGCgaagcttcgttttctttttgctacCCATGGTATTCCGGAAACTGTTGTTTCGGATAATGGAACTGGCGTTTGTTCGGAGGAGTTCAGAGCTTTCATGTCCCAAAATGAAATCCGACATGTGACCGCTGCCCCATATCATACTTCTTCGAATGGTCAAGCAGAATGGATGGTGCGCGAAAGCAAGGAAGTACTCAAGCGTATGGTTGGAGGCAATATTGACACACGTCTGTCGATGTTTTTATTGACCCAGCATGTCCTGCCTTATGCTACAACAGGCAAGAGCCCAGCCGAATGGCTGATAGGCAGTAAACCTTCAACTGTGTTAGAGCGTATGCATCTTGACCTGCAGTCCGGTGCGTAGCAGAAACAATAGCAGGTGATGCAGTGCAGTAACCAGGAAGTGCGACTGTTTGACGTGGGGGATCGAGTGTTTGTGCGCAACTATTCCTATGGACCCAAGTGGTTGCCGGGATTGTGGATTCTGTCACTGCACCAGTGTCGTACTTGGTCGTCACCAAGGATGGACGTCGATGGAGACGTCATGTTGATCAACTCAGAAGTCGTTCTGCCAGCTACGCATTGGACAGTTTCACTTCTGGAATGTGTGAAGAGGAGGAACCGTTGGGTGCTTCCGCGGTAGAGTATTTGGTACATGACATTGCTTCAAGCCCAGAGGACCCTCGAAGACGGGACCAAGGAGAAATACGAGAGGAGGCTGCAACGCCTAGTACCGAACCTGGTTCCGGTGGTGAGGACAGTGAAGTGAGTGCATCCCTTCAATTCCAGCGACCACAACGCCAGCGCAGCCGTCCTGCGTATGTGAAGGACTTCGCGACGTAGGGGGGAGGAGTGTTATAGCGGGACAATCTTAGGGCCAAGCAACCCAGTGTTACCATTTGTCACGTGACGGTGACTTTCCCGCCAGTCTGTACCCTGCCTCTGGCAATAAAGGATGTAACaagatcataagaactgggacagcgcgctacctttcattacgtacgcGTTTAACACCTCACAGCACGCTGTTACGGGCTACGGTCCCTTCTTTACGCTCATCCGCTTCGTTATACAGTGCACACTATCTTCCCGTTTTGCAGCCACGGTGGTCTTTGTATATCACAGAAAGTTTATCTTGCTGAAGAAGCCTGACGACTTGCTCTGTGCGCAGTCTTGTGTCACAAGACCGCTCGATCGCACGCTACTatcgccgacgccgacacgtgatatatgaccctggtgattCAATGTggctctggaaaccaaccagAAAACGTGGATTATGTGAAAAACTTCTTGCCGCACTATATTTGATTCTACGTTTTTAATTAGCGCGTCAGTGAATTAACCTACCGCTTAGCACGCCTCACGTAAAGTGGCAGACGGCCAGCAAAAACGGAACTTTCTcatgtcgcccgtttaaagcactttatttctcgacagcctgtttgactCTCCCGGCGGGCTTCGTGTGCGCGGAGAGCAATGTAAGACTCTTACGTTCGTAGTGCATTTACGCCTCAACAAGCAGTATGGGGGGAATCCAAGAGAGGGGAACAAGGAAGACGACGTGCGGCTGGATAgttgaatctcgacaggcgcgcAGCTGATCAAGGTCATCGCGTCTAACTCTACCCAGTTTGACAATAAACGGCTTTCGTGGGCTTAACAACAtgtttattcaatcgtgttttttactaattgtaacaacctgtcattatttcgcattattcgcggcacctccaggacaccaacGCGGCAAAGGGGACACGAAAACTACAACACGGAAATGGCACGTTgattggggctcgccgaggcctgcgccgGTCAGGGGtctataagatcggctgtccgctatagcGGATAGCCAATTTTTTTATAAGAACACCGCCCAGCAAACTTTGGCCACCGCGGCCGCCACCCAcaggccgccctgcttccagctttgatccccccgctaccccttgggtgctcTGGAGATCCGGCGCCGCCTGCTTTATAATAACCTTAGGTGCCCTCCTGAGGCGTTCGTTtcccggttacatgtgccctcctgtaGTGTACTGCTTGTAAAGTATCAAATTTagcgtcgcgacgaaaaaaggaGACCCGCGATCTATACAACACCAGtaagaaccttgccccttcagagacaACCATCACCAAATGACGTGTCCAAGGGGAAAAACACATACAACATGCGCTTAGAAACCTTCTCCATattacctaggcagagtcatatattcaaggagtagaagcctccagattttctctctcacgcccgaTCTTACTCGCGCCGGcccacaaacggctggcgatccctcaaacgAACGTCTCGTGGACACCGGCACAAAGTAGACACGCCACGCTTGAGTTTGCCGCCAGCCCGGAAGATCGGAAGGAAACTAGGTGCGCATGAACTTAGAACGATGGCAAAGAGAGGGCGTCGTGAGCGTAGGCACGGCCGACGCGTGTCGCATCGCGGTAGTTGTTTGAGAAATATTCATTCCCCACCTTGGAGCCTAGTGATATTGAGAATGGTGCTTATGGATAACGAATTTACTGAACAAGCTTATGCAGGTGATGAGAGATAAGATTTTTGTAGAATGGCGCAATCTTACTTTATTTTCAGACCGGTGCTTTTGCTCGAAAACATGGAAATTTCACGGAAACTTAGCCATAAGCAGATTCGTTGTGAAAGTTAATTGGTGTAATTGTGTCAagtattcaattaagcattttgagtTCTCGTTTAAGTAATGGCTACATCATCGAACAATATTGATCAAGGTTTGAGATTactatctgccgcaggcaattttAAGATATAATGGTGCAAAAAAACACCATGTACATCGCAACACAGAATATGCTTCGGAACAAAATGGTGGCCTGGTGTCAACACAACACGTCGCCTAATAAAATGCCGAGATTTGTAAACTATGTTCCCGCATGTATATGACACTAGAGGAATGAGAAACAACCTTTTCTGCCTCGCGAATATTAAGTTTTGTGATACCAATGGCATATAGTTGTATGGGCCACTGGGAGCAGCTGGCTCACCGTCGTTCAGTATACAAGCGCTTCACTTTACCGATGGAACGCCACAAGTCTGTAATTTTTCTTAACGCTTGACGCTGTACATGCAAGTAGGCACACAAACCTCACTTTATTTAGTCATTCATATACCTCACAGTTTCCTACCCGAACAGTGAATCAAGAAGCATTTGCCATAAGTTGCCCGACCATTCCCGCTACTGCCCTTACAAAAATCATTGCAGACTTGCTGCAGAAATTCTGCATACCCCGAGTCACCCGGGATGCAGAATATCTGAAGACAGGTGACAGACTTTCTGTCACCCCCTGTCACCTCCCAGCGCCCAATTGGTACACCCTTTCTGCAGAAAGTCTGCTCAATCTGTGTAGCTGCAGGATACAGAATTTCTGCAGAAAGTCTGTCGAGATTGTGGTCACAGGATTGCAGTATTTAGGCAGACATTAGAGAGAATTTCTGTAGCCCCACTATGGGGAActggcatgcatgcatgcaataaAATAACAGACGCAATAGTATTCTTTGCACATTTTATTTGTCTCCGATTTCTTCTGGGCTGCTTGGTTGGGACCAAGAATATCGCTTCCAAGGAATGAAGTAGTGAGTACAGACATCTCATGTGAGTGGCAGTGACCGTTCTGCACACACCTTGTCGCAGCATGCAAATCAGATGCTTTGACGCGCTGTTCAGcctgcagaagtgccgcaggcTCCCAAGTGGTGTAGATTCCTCTGGCTCACAAAATCGCGACATCCctaaacaagaagaaatgttCAGTTTACTGTAAACCCTGCTGAAACTGTAAACTTGTGACATTGTGAAAAGTCTCGTACAAACAGCTACATGAAGCTGCATGGTTGCACAAATACCCGATTATTACATCACACGCAGTTAACACGTAAATGGAACTGGagcaaacatgaatctactatAAAAAACTTCACACAAACGCACGTCTGTACTAAGTCAAATGCGAATTTCACAAGCAGAAAACTCCTTAACACATGATAAGCGTTCGAAAACCTAATTTATTTATGCGGTGCAACAAAGCCCTGCCCCAAAGGACGATGCATTGAAAAAGGACAGACTCCTTCTTTTTCAGGTGAGAAAACAATTTTTTCcataaaaaataaatactgtTGTTGAAATCTCGGAACCCTTTACAAATACACGAAAACACATGACACCCAACGCAAGAAATACAGGCTGTCTGAAGACACTAGATAAATAAAAGAACTTGCATAGAAGCCGAAATCTGGCCATGCGTCGTACACAGCAATCGGGTGCCATCTCGCGCAGCCgttagctgtgaagacgacaAATCGACGTACCTCTAGAAATGGCTATACGATTTCTCGCTGAAAAATTACGTACAGAAATAGTAACTttccctgcttgaatttttgCGCCTATTCAAATCAAACAGTCCCCGACGAAAGGAAACTTCACAGCAGAAAGCAAATAATCGATAGGTTTTGGCAACATCACGTTTTAGGGCAATTTTCATCAAACTCTTCGCTAAATGCGCCCTGTGACATGAACTTACATTCGAAAAGCACGATCATTTTTGTCACGTTACTAATCATCTTGTTATCCGTACAGAAATGCACACTTCACGGACTACAAGAATGCGGGCAcgcgccggacttacctttctaGGCGTGCTCGGGTAAACGCGTCTGCGTGACAGCTGCTGCCGCATCGCACAGGTACCGCAGGAAGAACAGTCGGCGTACGGTGCCTCCGGTGTCAACAGCGTAGAATTGCAGATGAACTACAGCACGTGATAGCACAACTTTCAAGAAATTCTTCCGCGCACTGTGATGGAATGCGAGCGCAGCGAGAGTACATCGGCTTTTCATGAGCCGGTAACAAAGAAAGCGCGACCGGGTCATAACTACGATAATTGGCATCGGCACACCACACGAAAAACACTGAGAGCTACGTCATGCAGTCACAGGGGTTTTGGATCATTAATACACACAAAAATCGCCACAATTCCTCTCGGCACGGCCTGTACACTACCTCATTGGTCGCCGTCAATGCGGCGTGCACACGTGCACGCCGTGACATGTCGGTGACCAGGTGAAGACGGGAAAATAATTTCACCCATAATTTTACCGGTGCTAGCGGCCAGCGCCTCCTGGGGGACGGCGCCGAAAGCAACCACGCAGTCGGTGGTCGGATGGATGGTGTCGGCGTCGCGCGGTAGATATGTCCTTAAATTCAGGCTGCGCTTCGAGCCATAGTACAACTGCTGCATTTAATGTACGTTATGTAACCATTACCTTATTTCAATTAGAACTAAATAATTGATTTATATTACCGCCATTATCAGACTGTCCTTGTAGCAATCAGTGACAGTTTTCAAAATGTTAAAATGGCAAAACAGAGCGCAATgataaaatgtgtcatggttcaggatgcgcacacgtgtgtgtgtgtgtgtttgtgtgtgtgtgggcttgtgtgcgtgtgtgattcGTGGGTGGCTGAAAGGTGAAGCCGATTTAACTGTTATAAAATGTGTCATGTTCatgtagaatatatatatatatatatatatatatatatatatatatatatatatattgggcatCCATATTACATACAAGTCTACCTGCTTGCCGTCCACACAGTGTCTGCAGACAATATATGCAGACAATCTGTAGACTAGCTCTACATGGAGGTGACTGGTGGGTGACTCatgggtgactgaaaggtcaGACCTATTGAACCGTCAttataaaatgtgtcatggttcagaatatgtatatatatgcgtttatatatagatatacatctacacccacacacacacacacacacacacacacactctctggGCACGCATATTACAGGCAAGTCTATTTGCAGTCCGCACGGTGTctgcagacattctgcagactAGGTCTACGTGGAGGCGACTGGTGGGTGACTCAAGGGTGACTGAAAGGTCAGACCTATTGAACCGTAAttataaaatgtgtcatggttcagaatatgtatatatatgcgtttatatatagatatacatctacacacacacacacacactcgctggGCACGCATATTACAGACAAGTCTATTTGCAGTCCGCACGGTGTCTGCAGACATTCTGCAGATTAGGTCTACGTGGAGGTGACTGGTGGGTGACTCatgggtgactgaaaggtcaaaACTATTCAACCGTAATTATAAAATATGTCATGGTTcagaatatgtatgtatatatagatacatatatatatttacacacacactcactgggCACGCATATTACAGAAAAGTCTACTTGCAGTCCGCACGGTGTCTGCAGACATTCTGCGGACTTAGTCTACAGAAAGGTCGAGTCTACAGTTAGGTGACAGGGGTGACTGATAGGTGACTCATGAGTGACTGAAAGGTCAAACCGATTTTTGTAAGGGTGGGTTCACGAGCTACCGAGCTGGTTTGCGTGCATTACCTAAACAGTACCACGCGTGCAACTGGTGCAGCTTAGCGTGCACGCGCCAACCAGACTTACGCCGGAGACCGTCGCAGCAACGGTATAGAGTGATATACAGGATTATGTTAAACGTTTATACGAATCGTAATATAGTAATTCCCGTTCCCATCCAATAAAGAACGTTGGAGGAAATCGCTATAGGAGACTAAGACTTCACCGGCGATCCCATGCAGTGCCGAGAAAATAAACGGTAAATAGTAAAGGAAGCAGCAGTTAACAACGGCGTGGAAACCCGTAACTGACCTTGCGATATTTCTTTAACTAGCAAAACTAACACTGACTCAAGGAACGGTCGTACAAAGCGACGTGCTGTACGTGTGTTTTGATGCACCTATGAGAAATTCACAGATTAAAGAAATAACTGTCCGTAATATGACTAGGCATGTATCGCAGTTTTAACTGGCGGTGGTTCAAAGGTACACCATCTGTTTGAGTCTGGCGTCACGGTACaagattttgttttattttctaagATAGGGCGAGAAGAAAGTCTGGTGGGTAATAATTCCTTTAAAGCACAATACGATGCCATATAGCTATTTatgcgaacccgccgtggttgctcagtgcctatggtgttgggctgctgagcacgaggtcgcgggattgaatggcggccacggcggccgccgtTCAATGGGCACGAAATGCggaaaaacccgtgtacttagatttagctgcaccttaaagaaccccaggtggtcacaatttccgggtcctccactatggcgtgcctcataatcagaaagtggttttggcacgtaaaaccccataattgattcAGCGATTTATGCGAATCAGTGACCCTGCTACTGTTGATCCACAAGCAACACTCTGTCCAATTACATATGCCAAGTTTCTGGCCTTAATCATCGCATTCACAAGGAATAAATTAGACTGCGACGGGCATTCTGAATAATCTGTGTATTACATGGCACGAGGAACAGATAGTAAGGTTGCTAATTGCCGAAAGCTTTCATTCACGTGTACTAATACAGGATATTGAAAATTGCATGCATTACGAATATTTTTTTCACCAATGGTTGAATGGTTCGAAAAACTGTTGGCAGAGCCCCcacagaaggagagagaaaaaaagtgctCTCCGACGGAAGCGATCCGAATTGAAAAATGCAACGAGCTGTTTGTCAGCTCGATGCAACATGTTACGGTGGGGCGCGCTACGCGTTCCTTCACGCGGTATTGTTGGTAAAAAAGCTCGTCTAAAGTGCATGGAAAGCTTGTAATCATATACAAAAATATCGGACACCTTATGATATCGTAAATTGCCTTTGGCATATAGCACTAATTTACTTGTACTTAGCTAGATTATCTGAAAAGGAGGAAAATGAAAATGGATAACTGACTGATTACCAGAAGTTGCATAATTCCCTTTCGAACTAATCTCTCGAGCGCAGACATTGCAATACACGAACTGAAACGAGTGAATTCACAAAGCACATACGcttggggaggatcaagtaaaggggaaggcagctggggaggatcaagtaacagaagatttgttaaaggatagtggacagattcttctagagaaactggccaccctgtttacgcaatgcctcatgacctcgagcgtaccggaatcttggaagaacgctaacgtaatcctaatccataagaaaggaaacgccaaagacttgaaaaagtatagaccgatcagcttactgtcagttgcctacaaactattttctaaggtaatcgcaaatagaatcacgaacaccatagacttctgtcaagcaaaggaccaggcaggattccgtaaaggctactcaacagtagaccatattcacaataataatcaggtgatagagaaatgtgcgggatataatcaacccttatatatagctttcattgattacgagaaagcgtttgattcagtcgaaacctcagcagtcatggaggcattacggaaccagggtgtagacgagccatatgtaaatatactgaaagatatctatagcggctccacagcgaccgtagtcctccataaagaacgcaacaaaatcccaataaagaaaggcgtaaggcaggcaggtacgatctctccaatgctattcacagcgtgtttacaggaggtattcagagacctgcattgggaagaattggggataaaagttaatagagaattccttagtaacttgcgattcgctgatgacatcgccttgcttagtaactcaggggaccaattgcaatgcatgcttactgacctgaagaggcaaagcacaagagtgggtctaaaaattaatctgcagaaaactaaagtaatgtttaacagtctcggaagagaacagcaatttacaataggtagcgaggcactggaagtggtaagggaatacatttacttagggcagggagtgacggcggatccggatcatgagccggaaataatcagaagaataagaatgggctggggtgcgtttggcaagcattctcagatcgtgaactgtaggttgcccttatccctcaagagaaaagtgtgtaatagctgtgtcttaccagtactcacctacggggcagaaacctggaggctttcgaaaagggttctactcaaattgaggacggcgcaacgagctatggaaagaagaatgataggtgtaacgttaagggataagaaaagagcagattgggtgagggaacaaacgcgagttaatgacatcttagttgaaatcaagaaaaagaaataggcatcggcaggacatgtaatgaggagggaagataaccgatggccattaagggttacggactggattccaagggaagggaagcgtagcagggggcggcagaaagttaggtgggcagatgagattaagaagtttgcagggacgacatggccacaattagtacatgaccggggttgttggagaagtatgggagaggcctttgccctgcagtgggcttaaccaggctgatgatgatgatgatgatgataatacacttggagcaaacttcgaaGCTAGCACCAGTTATGAGATAGGTAGGATGAAAACtacagtaaaaatgcactgttgttcggctaacgttttaagaaaatgctatttttacattgaaaaagaacggattactggaacaccaatgcatttcgtgaAAAACATTGGGAACGCATACCGACAAATTGGTGTAATCCTCAGAACTCGTTCAAAAAGATATTCCAAGTCAGCGGCTACAACATGCAAATCGCGACGTGTGCCTTTGAGCAAGTCGTTCAAAATTTCATTGGAAATGGCCAATTAGTCAACTATGTATTTAAATTTCTCGAGCGAAAATTGTCCGCCTCATAGTAATTGAGCTCCAGAAGAAGAATTGTTCTACATTCCTCAAGTGAGTTCTAGGAATTCTGATAATGAGAAAAAATACCACGCCGCATATTAGGTATAAGAGCTCTCATGCCGGCACGATACTACTAACATACATTCCCGACGGAGCGTGCATGGCGTGAGCAGAGTTGAATGCGCCCAAAGAAGCCGCCTTGCAGAACAGAAGACCTGCAAGTGACCTTACGACGAGGTCGTAGAGAGGGCGCAGAATCAagacccggccgcggcggcctcatttcaaAGGAGGGGggtgcaaaaacgcctgtgtgctTGGCATTGGGCGCAGCTTAGAGACCCGAAGGCGCTAAACTATAATCtgaagtcccccactaaggcgtacatcataatcatatcgtgtttCTGACGCGCAAAACCCATACTTCCAATTATTTTCATTACATATATATACGTGTTcgcccaaactttcgttattttcaGCCGTCAAGATTTAGCAGATTAGGTTCATGACTTGCTGCACGAATGCTGACACCAGTTCACGTAGGACCACCGTAATTAATGGGTTAAATTGTTGAcgctgtaatgaagaagaagagcacaaggacaaggccagccagatcgtctgttccgtgcctgcagtgcaaccagtgggccagtcGGATCGCAGTGCGTAGCACCAGCGTGAGCGTTTtaggcaaccagctgttcctgctctgcgtcacctgccttcttgGTTACGAACAGACGCTCTCATGTGAACTGTTCAATACACCCCATTACAaatggtggaaggtgcggggtattcaagaacatctacaccctggaactccggtctcggactctgcctcccgtcaggccTGACTCTCCCCAACCGACGTGACCGCCActccccgttgcctgctctggcgctgtcccgcaacgccatcaagcggttttcagcggtacggatgagcaggacgtcaatgactggttgtctaccTACGAACGgatgagcttgcacaatcgatgggacaATACAACCAAGGTAAATGCCGTCATCCTCTACgctgcgggagtggctcacctgtggtttaa
The sequence above is a segment of the Dermacentor variabilis isolate Ectoservices chromosome 7, ASM5094787v1, whole genome shotgun sequence genome. Coding sequences within it:
- the LOC142588616 gene encoding uncharacterized protein LOC142588616, with translation MLRDRLVCGVRSQTLQRRLLADLELTFATAREKVIAMESAQRQTERIRGTATSSEVGSVSGNRFDPCVTKVSTPVTAKEGTQKQAGSPLSTSECFRCKGAHSPSSFPFNNVPCHFCKQRGPIVRACRKKAAARASAEPNSPNRKWANGGRHKNAASDVYDVFVLSGEEPAVRVEVCVNGSPLEMEVDSGAICSVINDRTMRKLRLSKRA